TCCCTCTCTGAGGGTCTCATAATTTTCGGCTTCCGCTCCCCGTTTTCCCTGTCCCCTGAAAGAGTGGTTCACATTCTTGATCCGGCTTAACAACATCTCATTATTGAATGGTTTCATCATGTAGTAATTTGCACCTTTCTGAAAGGCATCTTCCGTGATCGCTTCCTGTCCGATCGCCGTCAGTACAATAAAACTCGGATGTTTCTTCACCATTTTGTCATGATTGATCTGATCCATCACTGTCAGACCATCCATTTTCGGCATAATCAGATCCAACAGCACCACATCCGGCTCTTTGTTCCTTATGATCTGACAGATATCTTCTCCGTTTTTTGCTTTTCCCACCACGTTCAGCATTTTATCCGAACTGATGATTTCATCCAACATGTCCAAAAGTCGTTCATTGTCATCTGCAATTGCTACACTTAACTGTTCCATGGGTACTCCTTTCCTGATTCCTTTTAAGTTTTCCACATGGGCTATTATACGACGGCAGTTTACAGATCACAATTTCAACACCTCGTAATGATTCGACCACTCCTTTGTTTTTCTCTGAATTATCAAAATAATTCGTCATTTTTCTCGTGAAATCTGTTTTATTCCGTCTGGTTTTCTGCAAAATTATCCCCGGAAAGTTCCAACATCGTCTCCGCAAAGATCCCATACCCTTTTTCCGGATGATTCACAAACACATGGGTTACAGCCCCGATCAGTTTTCCGTTCTGGACGATCGGACTGCCGCTCATTCCCTGAATGATTCCACCCGTTTTCTCCAAAAGCTTCGGATCCGTCACCCTTACAATCATTCCTTTATTGACTTCCTTTTCTGTCGGATCCACATCCAGGATCTCCACATCGTAGTAACAGATCTCATCCCCGATACAGCACCGGATCTGCGCCGGCCCTGTACAGATTTCTTCTTTCTTTGCCACTTCGATTGCAATTTCTTCCTCGAACAGCCGGTCAACTTTCTCCAGTTTGCCGTAGATTCCGGCTTCTGTATTCTTCTCAATCTCGCCCAGCCTGTTAAAACTGTTATAAACGATAATTCCTTCCAGACTCCCCGGCATTCCCGCTCTGCCCTTCATCAGTGTCCGGATATTGGTGGCATAAAGACTCCCTTTTGCGATTTCCACCAGTCCATTGGTGTCCACATCATGGATTCCATGCCCCAGTGCCCCAAAACGGCTGTCTCTGGTTAAAAAAGTGATCGTTCCGAGTCCCTGAAGATTGTCCCGGACCCAAATGCCGAGTTTCCGCTCTTTGGATGAGACACTGACCGGTGTCATTTTCAGCTCAATTTCCTCTCGGTCGCGTCGAATCTGAAGGATCACCGTTTCTTTTTCGAGATTCTTCACACAATCCGCCAGTTCTTTCTTATTTTCTACCTTTTCTCCATTGATCCCCACAATGTAATCCCCTGCCTTCACCAGGTTTTTGGCAGGTTCTTCCTTGATTCCTTCCTGATTTTCCACCGATTGAGTCCCAAGTACCATCACGCCCTCTGTTTCCATGTAAATCCCAACCGGCATTCCCCCCAGAAGCACTGTATTTTCTTCCAGAGATCTTGCACTGACCTCCTGTTCCGTCTGACTCCCATCCTTTTTCACCGTATCATATGCCACATATCCATATCCCGCCAGCCCGATGATCCCCATGAACAACAAACCGTTCAGTATTCTTCGATACCAGATTTTTTTCACAGACCCACACCTCTTTTCTGAAACAACCTATAAGAAAAAACGACCGCCTTTAGCAGTCGTTTTATTATGTGAATCTTTGCATCGTTTCACTCTGGTATTTTTTTCATTTCTTTTTTTGCTTCATTTCCTTTGCGCTGGACAAAATTGTATCCGTAATCTGATCTCCGCCCAGGATTCTGGCCAGTTCCATCACAGAACCTTCCTCATCCAGCTTTCGGATCTGGGTTCGGGTCTTTTCATTTTCCACAGATTTTTCGATCAGATAATGGCTGTCCGCCGCTGCTGCGATCTGAGGCAAATGGGTAATACAGATCACCTGATGGGACACTCCGATGATCTCCATCTGTTTTGCCACCTTTGCAGCCGTGATCCCGCTGATTCCCGTATCGATCTCATCAAAGATCAGGGTCGGTGTCTCTTCTTTGTCTGCCATCACCGCTTTGATCGCCAGCATCACTCTGGAAAGTTCTCCCCCCGATGCCACTTTGGAAAGGGGGCGTAATTCTTCGCCCGGATTCAGTGTAATCCAGAACTCTCCCTGTTCCCATCCCTTTCCGGTACATGCTTCCATTCGGGTCAGACGCACTTCAAAACAGACATCCAGGAAATTCAGTTCTCTTAATCCGTCTTCCACTTTCTTCTCAAAGATTTCGGCACATTCTTTTCGCTTTTGACTCAACCGGTCTGCGCTTTCTTCCAGTGTTGCTTTTGCTTTCTCCGTCTGCTCCAGCAGCGTATTCCGATAAGTTTCATAATCCTGAAGCATCTGGAGTCTCTCACACTGTTCTTCGTAATAATCCTGAATCTCAGAGATCGTTTCTCCGTATTTTGCCTTCAGACGATTGATCTCATTTAACCGATCTTCTGTCTGTGCATACTCTTCCTGAGAGAAAGAAAAGCTTTCCTGATAATCTGCCAGTTCCCGGTTAAAATCATTGAGCAGACTGTCTACTTCCACCAGTTGTTCATAAAGTCCCGCGCCGGTTTCATCATAAGTACTGATCTCCTGAAGCGCGCGGATCGCACGGCTCAACAGATCACTGGCGTTTGCTCCTTCCCCTTCACTGGTATACCCATACGCCTCCGAGATCATCTCTGTCATTTTCCGTCCGTCCGACATTCTCCGGTAGGTTTCTTCCAGCAGTTCATCTTCTCCTGCCGTCAGTTCTGCTTCCTCAATCTCCTGTATCTCAAACTCCAGAAGAGAAATTTCTTTTTTCCGTTCTTTCTCATCCATGGAGGTCTCTTCCAGTTTTTTCACTTTTGCTCTGTATTCTTTATAGTTTGCCGCCACTTCCTGTTTTAATTCCAGAAGTTCCTCTCCGCCAAAAAGATCCAGAAGCGTCAGATGATTTTTCCGGTTTAACAGGGTCTGGTGTTCATGCTGACCGTAAATATCGATCAGACTGCCTGCCACTTCTTTCAATACACTCATGCTGACCGTCTCACCGTTGATCCTGCTGATACTTCTTCCTCCGGTCAGCTTCCTGGTCAGGATGATCTGTCCCTCATCCGGATAGATATCCATTGCTTCCAGTTTCTTTTGGATCCGTTGATCTTCCACAGAAAAGCACAGTTCTACCAGACCGTAATCCGCTCCTGTACGCAGCATATCCTGACTGTATTTTCCACCCAGAGCCAGACCGATCGAACCGAGAATGATGGATTTTCCCGCGCCGGTTTCTCCGGTCAGGATATTCAGTCCTTCTGAGAAATCCACTTCGATTTCCTGGATCAGCGCCAGATTTTTCACATGCAGATTTTGTAGCATTGTTTCCTCCTGTCCCGCAAACTCCTCAACTTCAAATTCAAATCCATCAACATCAGGCTAATTATTGTTTACGATTTTGCGGATCTTATCCATTACAAGAATCGTATCGTCCACCGTTCGGATCGCACACATAATAGTGTCATCTCCTGCGATACATCCCACCACTTCCGTCCAGTCCATATTATCAATGGCAGCCGCAACTGCCATTGCCATACCGGAGACCGTCTTGATCACCAGAATATTCTGTGCCATGTCCATGGACGAAAAACCATCACGCAACACTCTTCTGTATTTCTCGCTGATCTGATTTTCTTCCGGCTGCAATACCACATATTTCTGCTTTCCTTTTTCCGTTTGCACTTTGGTCAGCTTCAAATCTCTGATATCTCTGGAAACCGTAGCCTGTGTCACCTGGAAGCCTTCCCGGTTCAGAAGTTCTGCCAGCTCTTCCTGAGTCTCCACATCATACTGACCGATTAATTCTACGATTTTTGCGTGACGACTGACTTTCATAGTTTATTTTCCTTTCATTTTCCTGCGCAATGTTGCCATAAAACTTTCTTTGCCCAACTTTACAAGTCCTGCAGTCTCCTGCGTCTTTTCTATCCGAACCTTGTCTCCGGTAATGAGGGGAGAACATTCCGTTCCATCAAAAGAAACCAGGGCATGGGAGACGGAACCCCCTCTGCCTTCTCCCACTTCAATCTCGATCACATCCTCCGCGGAAAGCACCACACTGCTGGTATTCAACGCATGGGAGCAGATCGGTGTAATGATGAAAAGCTGCGCTGTCGGTTCTACAATTGGACCACCTGCCGACAGATTATATCCGGTCGATCCGGTAGGGGTAGAAATAATCACTCCATCCGCTTCATACCGGTTCATCAGTTCTCCGTTGACATACAGATTAAAATGCATGATCCGAAGAGCACCGTCTCTGGTCAGTACAATGTCATTCACCGCAGTTTCCGGTGCCCCGTCATTGACACTGCCCTGCATCATCATCCGGTATTCCAGTGTATAGGACTCTTCAAACAATTTGTTCAGGTCATTTGCAATATCTGTCACTTCCACTTCTGCCAGATATCCCAGGGTTCCCATATTGATGCCGAGAACCGGAAGATGAGACCCGCGAATTCCACGGATTGCCTGGATCAGCGTCCCATCTCCTCCGATTACGATCGCACAGTCTGCTTCAAGCGGCACCGATCCCGGAATCACATATCCTTCCTCGTCTGTCTGTGCAAGAATACTCTTCTTACCGGATTTTTCGATATAAGACTGCACCAGCCTGGTCACATGCAATCCTTTGTCTTTCTTTTCATTTGTTAAGATATAAAACGTATCCATCAATTTCTCCCTTAGTTCAGTGTTTCAAATGCCGCATCCACAACTGCTTCCGGGGTTACTCCATGGATCGCGCCCGGCATTTCCGGACACTTCTGTAAATGCAGTAAATATTCAATATTTCCCTCAGGTCCTTTGATCGGGGAAAACTCCAGATTCAGGATATCAAATCCGATCTGAGAAGCATAATCCATCACTTTGTGAATCACTTCCAGATGGGTGCTCTTTTCTCTTACCACACCCTTTTTCCCCACTTTTTCTCTTCCCGCCTCAAACTGAGGTTTGATCAAAGCTACGATCTGTCCCTCCGGCTTCAGATAATTTCGGATCGGTTCCAACACCTTCGTCAGCGAAATAAAGGAAACATCGATGGAAGAAAAATCGATGGGTTCTCCGATATCTTCCGGTGTCACGTAACGGATGTTGGTTTTCTCCATGCAGACTACCCGTTCATCCTGCCGTAATTTCCAGTCCAGTTGTCCTCTGCCCACATCGATGGCAAACACCTTCACTGCACCGTTTTGCAGCATACAGTCTGTAAATCCCCCTGTGGAGGAACCCACATCTGTACACACCTTCCCCTCTACCGTCACATCGAAATGTTTCATCGCTTTTTCCAGCTTGAGTCCACCGCGGCTTACATAAGGCATCTTATGTCCCCGGATCTCAATCTGAACTTCTTCCGGAAAGCTTGTCCCCGCTTTATCTTCTCTCTGGCCGTCCACAAACACCTGCCCTGCCATAATGATCGCTTTTGCTTTTTCTCTGGACGCTGCCAGATTCCGTTTTACAAGCAATACGTCTAAACGTTCTTTCATAACTACTCCTGTATCTCCTGATGTTTTTCCCGATCTGTTCTGTCGTTGTCGGATTCTTCTGAATCTTCTCTCAGAGCATGCAGATATACTCTGTCACAATCTGTTTTACGATGGTATCCGGATCCATTCCAACTTCTTTTCTTAAGACTTCCACATTTCCATGCTCGATATATTCATCCGGAAGTCCGACATTTAAGACCTTCATGGTAAGTCCCTTCTTTTCTGTATAACGAAGAACCGCCTCTCCGTATCCGCCGGAAAGCACGCCTTCTTCAATGGTTACAAGAAGCCTGTGGTCTTTCGCCGCTTTTTCTATCATCTCTTCATCCAACGGCTTTATAAATCTTGCATTGATCAAAGACACCGGATACCCGATTTCTTTTAACCCTTCCCGCACTTTTTCTGCCAGCTCTGCCATATGTCCCACAAAGAGAATGGCAATCTCCTCCTCTTCATAGATCCACTCACTCTTTCCGTAACAGATTTCCCGGCGAAATTCTTTCAGACCTTCATAGGCTTCTCCTCTCGGATAACGAAGTGCCACAGGTCCGTCATAATCTACGCAGAACCTGACCATATCCGCCATCTCCCACCTGTTTTTCGGCGACAGGATCGTCAGATTCGGGATCATGGATAAAAAGGCAATGTCAAACAATCCCTGATGGGTCTCTCCGTCACTTCCTACCAATCCGGCACGATCTACACCGATAAATACCGGAAGATTCTGAAGACATACATCATGGATCATCTGGTCAAAGGCTCGTTGTAAGAAGGAGGAATACAGTGCAATCACCGGTTTCAGTCCTCCTGCAGCCAGTCCCGCCGCAAAAGTCATCCCATGTTCCTCTGCGATTCCCACATCAAAAAAACGTTTTGGAAACTGTCTGGAAAATCGTGCAAGCCCTGTTCCATCTGCCATAGCTGCCGTAATTGCCACCAGATGTTCCTTTCGTTTTGCCTCATCACACAATACTTTTGAAAAAATATCCGTGTAGGTATCCCTCGTTGTCTTCCCGGTCTGTTCTCCGGTATCCACCACAAACGGACCTGTCCCGTGGTATTTGGACGGATTAATCTCTGCCGGCTGATACCCTTTTCCTTTTTTCGTCAGAACATGAATCAATACTCCATGCTGGATCCGTTTTGCCTCCCGGATTACCCGCCGCAGCTTCCGGATATCATGCCCGTCCACCGGTCCCAGATAGGTAATGCCCATATCTTCAAAGAACATTCCAGGAACGATCAGTTGTTTCAGACCGCTTTTTGCCCTTTTCATCTGACCCAGGATCCGTTCTCCGGCTCCCGGCACTTTCAGGAGACTGTCTTCCACACCTTTTTTCAGACCGGTATAGGCTTCCGCCGTCCTTAGTCCATTCAGATAATTTGACATTCCACCTACATTTTTGGAAATCGACATATTGTTGTCGTTTAACACGACAATAAAATTACTTTTCAGTCTGGACGCATTATTCAACGCCTCATAGGCCATGCCACCGGTCAGGGAACCGTCACCGATCACAGAAACTACTGTGTGATGCTGTCCTAAGATTTCTCTTGCCTCCACATATCCGAGTCCGGCAGAAATTGACGTAGAACTGTGTCCCGTATCAAAAGCATCACATTTGCTTTCCTTCCGTTTCGGGAAGCCGCTCATTCCGCCATATTTTCTCAGATCATCAAATCCGTCTTTTCTTCCGGTCAGAAGTTTGTGGGTGTAGGACTGATGTCCTACGTCCCAGATCAGTTTATCTGTCGGCAGGTTCAGTTCCAGATGAAGCGCCATTGTCAGTTCCACCACGCCCAGATTGGAAGCCAGATGTCCACCGGTTCTGCTGATCTTCTCAATCAGAAAAGAACGGATTTCTTCTGCAAGAACCGGAAGTTCCTCCGGTTTTAGTTTTTTGATATCGTTCTCCTGGCGGATCTTATCTAAAATCATGTGCTGTCCCTTTCTGTCTCTGTGACATTATGATTCCCGGTACACCAGAGACTCTACCAGCCAGCATAAAAATTCATTGGCCTTTCCGGTTTCTTTCAGTTTCTCCATGGCACGGTCAGAAATCACCTTAACATCTTCTTTCGCACGCTCTAACCCATGGATGGTTACATAAGTCATCTTCTGATTCTTTTCATCACTCAAAATCGGTTTTCCCAGCGTCTCTCTTGTACTGGTCACATCCAGAATATCATCGCGGATCTGGAATGCCATTCCGATATCAGAAGCGATATCTTTCATCCGCAGGACTTCGTCATCATCTTCTCCCGCCAGAACGGCTCCGACCATCATGGCAGCCTCAATCAATGCTCCTGTTTTCAGACGATAGATAAATGTCAGGGTATCCTCATCGATCTCTTTGCCTGTTTCTTTCACATCAACTACCTGCCCGCCGATCATTCCGTAAACGCCGGCCTTTTTTGCAAGCAGTGCAATGGCTTTTCCTACTTTTTCCAGATCATCCGGATAGGTGTCAAAAGCAGTTGCCGCTGTCTCAAATGCGTAGTTTAACAATGCATCCCCTGCCAGGATTCCCATGTCTTCGCCATAAACCACGTGGGTTGTTTTCTTTCCTCTTCTGTAATCATCATTATCCATAGCCGGAAGGTCATCATGTACCAGAGAATAGGTATGGATCATCTCCAACGCCGCCATAAACGGTTCCACCAGCGAACCCTCTCCGCCATACATTTTGTAAACCTCCTGCATCAGCATCGGTCTTAACCGTTTGCCGCCTGCCATCAGGCTGTACTCCATCGCCTCTCCGATCACATTTTGATTCTGCAGGTCAGAGGGCAGATATTCTTTCAAGATTGCTTCGATTTCTTTTACTTTTTCCGCTCTTTGTTCTTCAAAATTCATGTGTCTCTCCATTCTCGTCCAGGATCTGTACTTTCTTTTCGATCCGGTCAATCTTATCTTTGCATGTTTTCAGTAACTCCATTCCTTTCTGATACAGTGCAAAGGATTCTTCCAGAGACGTGTCTTTCTCTTCCATCTTTCCGGTCACCTCTTCCAACTGTTCAAAAAGTTCTTCCAGCTCAGGTTCTTTCTCTGTTTCCATGATACGCCTCCTTCCCTTTTTCAAGCACTTCTGCACGGACCCAGCCGTCCGTTACATAGATCTCCAGTTCTTCCCCCTCGGAAGTCTGTTCCACCGATGTCAGCCTGTGTCCCTGCTCATCCGCCACATAGGCAAAGCCCTGTTCCAGTTTCTTGAGCGGAGACAGCCCTTTCATCTTCTCCAGATACAACTGATATCTGTGCCGTTTCTCCAGGATTTTCTGTTCCATAGAGCCTCTCATATCATCCTCAAGATCTGCAAGATACTGACGTTTCTGATCCAGTTGTGATCTTGGATGGATCAATCGCAGTTTCAGTTCCATTTTTTTCTGTTCCTGGCGCATTTCCTGAATCTTCCAGTGGATCTGCTGGCGAAATTCTGTCTGGTACCCGTCCAGCAATCCAAGGATTTCATCGATTCTCGGCACCGCCAGCTCAGCCGCCGCCGAAGGCGTAGGTGCCCTTAAATCGGCCACAAAATCCGCAATCGTCGTATCTGTTTCATGTCCGACGGCTGAAATCACCGGAACCCGACAGTTAAAAATCGCGCATGCCACATTTTCTTCGTTAAAGGCCCAGAGATCCTCGATGGAACCGCCGCCCCTTCCGACAATGATCACATCCACCTGTTTGGATTCCAGCATACGGATTCCCTGTACAATGCTCTCTTTGGCTCCTTCTCCCTGTACCAGTGCCGGATAAAGGATCAGTTGCACAAAAGGATTCCTTCTCTTTGAAATATTGATGATATCACGGATTGCAGCCCCCGTAGGTGCTGTCACGATTCCGATCCTGGAAGGATATTTTGGAATCGGAAGTTTATATTCCGGTGCAAACATTCCCATCTCTTCCAGTTCCTGTTTCAAT
This window of the Mediterraneibacter butyricigenes genome carries:
- the spo0A gene encoding sporulation transcription factor Spo0A encodes the protein MEQLSVAIADDNERLLDMLDEIISSDKMLNVVGKAKNGEDICQIIRNKEPDVVLLDLIMPKMDGLTVMDQINHDKMVKKHPSFIVLTAIGQEAITEDAFQKGANYYMMKPFNNEMLLSRIKNVNHSFRGQGKRGAEAENYETLREGELENRITNLLHEIGIPAHIKGYHYLRDAILMAVDDMDVLNAITKVLYPTVAKKYQTTSSRVERAIRHAIEVAWSRGKLDTIDELFGYTVSNGKGKPTNSEFIALIADTIQLEYKHR
- a CDS encoding TlyA family RNA methyltransferase → MKERLDVLLVKRNLAASREKAKAIIMAGQVFVDGQREDKAGTSFPEEVQIEIRGHKMPYVSRGGLKLEKAMKHFDVTVEGKVCTDVGSSTGGFTDCMLQNGAVKVFAIDVGRGQLDWKLRQDERVVCMEKTNIRYVTPEDIGEPIDFSSIDVSFISLTKVLEPIRNYLKPEGQIVALIKPQFEAGREKVGKKGVVREKSTHLEVIHKVMDYASQIGFDILNLEFSPIKGPEGNIEYLLHLQKCPEMPGAIHGVTPEAVVDAAFETLN
- a CDS encoding NAD(+)/NADH kinase, coding for MDTFYILTNEKKDKGLHVTRLVQSYIEKSGKKSILAQTDEEGYVIPGSVPLEADCAIVIGGDGTLIQAIRGIRGSHLPVLGINMGTLGYLAEVEVTDIANDLNKLFEESYTLEYRMMMQGSVNDGAPETAVNDIVLTRDGALRIMHFNLYVNGELMNRYEADGVIISTPTGSTGYNLSAGGPIVEPTAQLFIITPICSHALNTSSVVLSAEDVIEIEVGEGRGGSVSHALVSFDGTECSPLITGDKVRIEKTQETAGLVKLGKESFMATLRRKMKGK
- the xseA gene encoding exodeoxyribonuclease VII large subunit gives rise to the protein MENVYSVRQVNSYLKNMFAQDYMLNRIYVKGEVSNLKYHTSGHIYFSLKDESGTIACVMFAGSRSGLSFRMREGQQVIVLGNISVYERDGKYQLYARQIVLDGAGELYERFEALKQELEEMGMFAPEYKLPIPKYPSRIGIVTAPTGAAIRDIINISKRRNPFVQLILYPALVQGEGAKESIVQGIRMLESKQVDVIIVGRGGGSIEDLWAFNEENVACAIFNCRVPVISAVGHETDTTIADFVADLRAPTPSAAAELAVPRIDEILGLLDGYQTEFRQQIHWKIQEMRQEQKKMELKLRLIHPRSQLDQKRQYLADLEDDMRGSMEQKILEKRHRYQLYLEKMKGLSPLKKLEQGFAYVADEQGHRLTSVEQTSEGEELEIYVTDGWVRAEVLEKGKEAYHGNRERT
- the xseB gene encoding exodeoxyribonuclease VII small subunit; this translates as METEKEPELEELFEQLEEVTGKMEEKDTSLEESFALYQKGMELLKTCKDKIDRIEKKVQILDENGETHEF
- the recN gene encoding DNA repair protein RecN, giving the protein MLQNLHVKNLALIQEIEVDFSEGLNILTGETGAGKSIILGSIGLALGGKYSQDMLRTGADYGLVELCFSVEDQRIQKKLEAMDIYPDEGQIILTRKLTGGRSISRINGETVSMSVLKEVAGSLIDIYGQHEHQTLLNRKNHLTLLDLFGGEELLELKQEVAANYKEYRAKVKKLEETSMDEKERKKEISLLEFEIQEIEEAELTAGEDELLEETYRRMSDGRKMTEMISEAYGYTSEGEGANASDLLSRAIRALQEISTYDETGAGLYEQLVEVDSLLNDFNRELADYQESFSFSQEEYAQTEDRLNEINRLKAKYGETISEIQDYYEEQCERLQMLQDYETYRNTLLEQTEKAKATLEESADRLSQKRKECAEIFEKKVEDGLRELNFLDVCFEVRLTRMEACTGKGWEQGEFWITLNPGEELRPLSKVASGGELSRVMLAIKAVMADKEETPTLIFDEIDTGISGITAAKVAKQMEIIGVSHQVICITHLPQIAAAADSHYLIEKSVENEKTRTQIRKLDEEGSVMELARILGGDQITDTILSSAKEMKQKKK
- the dxs gene encoding 1-deoxy-D-xylulose-5-phosphate synthase, giving the protein MILDKIRQENDIKKLKPEELPVLAEEIRSFLIEKISRTGGHLASNLGVVELTMALHLELNLPTDKLIWDVGHQSYTHKLLTGRKDGFDDLRKYGGMSGFPKRKESKCDAFDTGHSSTSISAGLGYVEAREILGQHHTVVSVIGDGSLTGGMAYEALNNASRLKSNFIVVLNDNNMSISKNVGGMSNYLNGLRTAEAYTGLKKGVEDSLLKVPGAGERILGQMKRAKSGLKQLIVPGMFFEDMGITYLGPVDGHDIRKLRRVIREAKRIQHGVLIHVLTKKGKGYQPAEINPSKYHGTGPFVVDTGEQTGKTTRDTYTDIFSKVLCDEAKRKEHLVAITAAMADGTGLARFSRQFPKRFFDVGIAEEHGMTFAAGLAAGGLKPVIALYSSFLQRAFDQMIHDVCLQNLPVFIGVDRAGLVGSDGETHQGLFDIAFLSMIPNLTILSPKNRWEMADMVRFCVDYDGPVALRYPRGEAYEGLKEFRREICYGKSEWIYEEEEIAILFVGHMAELAEKVREGLKEIGYPVSLINARFIKPLDEEMIEKAAKDHRLLVTIEEGVLSGGYGEAVLRYTEKKGLTMKVLNVGLPDEYIEHGNVEVLRKEVGMDPDTIVKQIVTEYICML
- a CDS encoding polyprenyl synthetase family protein gives rise to the protein MNFEEQRAEKVKEIEAILKEYLPSDLQNQNVIGEAMEYSLMAGGKRLRPMLMQEVYKMYGGEGSLVEPFMAALEMIHTYSLVHDDLPAMDNDDYRRGKKTTHVVYGEDMGILAGDALLNYAFETAATAFDTYPDDLEKVGKAIALLAKKAGVYGMIGGQVVDVKETGKEIDEDTLTFIYRLKTGALIEAAMMVGAVLAGEDDDEVLRMKDIASDIGMAFQIRDDILDVTSTRETLGKPILSDEKNQKMTYVTIHGLERAKEDVKVISDRAMEKLKETGKANEFLCWLVESLVYRES
- the argR gene encoding arginine repressor; translation: MKVSRHAKIVELIGQYDVETQEELAELLNREGFQVTQATVSRDIRDLKLTKVQTEKGKQKYVVLQPEENQISEKYRRVLRDGFSSMDMAQNILVIKTVSGMAMAVAAAIDNMDWTEVVGCIAGDDTIMCAIRTVDDTILVMDKIRKIVNNN
- the spoIVB gene encoding SpoIVB peptidase, whose protein sequence is MKKIWYRRILNGLLFMGIIGLAGYGYVAYDTVKKDGSQTEQEVSARSLEENTVLLGGMPVGIYMETEGVMVLGTQSVENQEGIKEEPAKNLVKAGDYIVGINGEKVENKKELADCVKNLEKETVILQIRRDREEIELKMTPVSVSSKERKLGIWVRDNLQGLGTITFLTRDSRFGALGHGIHDVDTNGLVEIAKGSLYATNIRTLMKGRAGMPGSLEGIIVYNSFNRLGEIEKNTEAGIYGKLEKVDRLFEEEIAIEVAKKEEICTGPAQIRCCIGDEICYYDVEILDVDPTEKEVNKGMIVRVTDPKLLEKTGGIIQGMSGSPIVQNGKLIGAVTHVFVNHPEKGYGIFAETMLELSGDNFAENQTE